The Oncorhynchus masou masou isolate Uvic2021 chromosome 14, UVic_Omas_1.1, whole genome shotgun sequence region ATGCTGGTGACCTggctggagagggagatgggCTCTGCCACCGGCACCGCCTGGTCACTGATGCCATGGACTGGCCTCCGCTCCTGGACAAGTCTCTCTGCTTCGACAtcctggaccccaggaagacctGTTCAACAGGGGACaacaactaccaccaccacctggacGATACGGTGCTCAACCTGGCCCGGAGGCTGGGGGAGCTGGGCCAGGCCTCAGAGATGctgctgaaggagagaggagagatgactcGCTGTTCCTGTCAGAGCATCCTGGCTTCGGCAACTGGGGGCATGGGCCCCGGAGAGGACCCTAGTGAAACCAGTGACGCCCTCCTGGTACTGGAGGGCCTGGACTCGGAGGAAGTGGGGGAGCTGGGGATCGGCGGGGAGGAGTTTAAATGTGGTGTCCCCAGGCAGGAGGGTGAGACGGACACGGGGCAGGGCGGGCGGGTGGCTTTCTCCAGCGGTTCCCTCACGGGACTAATGAGGCAGGTACACAGGCTGGCCGGGGAGGCCCGTGCCTGTGGCCCCCAGGTGTGTCCCTCCCCGCTGGATTCCCTGGGCTCTGCTGCAGCCTTAAcatcttcctccctgtctctggcCTCTAACACCACAGGCCAGCAGGTGGTGGAAGCCTCCGCCACCTTATCTGGCACCTTACCCTCACAGGACCCTCCCAGCCAAacctcccagtcccagccccaaaGCAGGGCCACAACGCCGAAGTTAGGGGTGATGTTGAGAGCCGCCTCACCCTTAGTAGTAGAGGGGGCAGCAGGGGGCGAGAAGACGACCAGAGGGAAGTCCAGGAAAGGCTCTCTGAAGATCCGTCTGAGCAAACTATTCCGGACCAAGAGCAGCAGCGGCTCCAGTCGCCACCTGGACAAGAGGCCCTCGCtggcctcctccacctcctccgggGGCAGCCAGATGGATGTGTGGGGCTCCGGATCCACCAGCTCAGACCAGGACACAGGGAGGTGAGGttaaggagagggaaggggacagcCCTGGGTCTCTGACTGGGTCTTTAAATAGTGTTGGTCTGGCAGGGGGGACtgggagaggacatggtggtgaAGCTGAGGGTACGCCGACAGCTCTGCGGTCTCGGCTAGTGTTGGTCTAGTACAGTTATAACCTATTAGTGGCTTTACAGGGGATTATTATAGCGCTGGAGGCACTAAAACAATGTGGGCGTACTAGAGTTATTTATTATGGAAGTTAAGCTGTTAGTAGCCGAAATGAAGGATGGTTATAGTGCCACAGGCACtaaaggtagactagtggttaatgTAACCGCAGTCAATTTTCCCAGTGAGAGACAAACATTTAGATATGAGAGCTTTTAGCTCACCTCGTCAACAAAATCACATGTTACTCTTACTCAGCTGTTTTATGATTAGCGCTGAAAACAGTACGAGAAAGTTGATTTAACTTAACATGTTCTTGAAGAAACATGCTGGAACTCGGGCCTGTTGAGTAGAAGACCAaatgctacagtacagtaacgTCTAAGAGGGTGATGACGCCACGTACGTTTGACTTTGATTACGAACTTAATCCCCCTTCTTAGGCATGATGGGTTCTGAACTCCCAATTCAGTGAAGATTCAAAATGTCAACCGACGTTGCCGCAGTTGTGCGTTTGTTCACACTTGCTTTTATTGTAGCCTTGACAGAATGCTCCGCAGTTACTGAGATATTCTTAAATGCATACACTAGCCCCTCCCCCTTTTACTAGCCCTGCCAATAGTAAAGTCTTATTTCTGTCATGTTTTTATcttaatattattttttatttttttaactgtcGGGACAGCTGGCATCTTATTTGACCCTTCAAACGCTCACTGGCTGACTTGCTGTCGTCAAATCTAGGTCAGGTTCATGATCTAACCCAGTCAgtcatcatgtctgtctgtctgagcacgGCTCCTATATGTTTCCTTTTCATTCTGAATGCACAAACCTGAGATGTGTCATTACTGAACATGATGGGAAATCAGTGTTCCTCACCAGGCAGTTTATTTTTTCCCCTGCTCTCGGCGAACATGGCTCCTCTTCTAAGCGAGGGGAAAGGGTGTGGGGAGGGAGGTTGGCTTGTGGGAAGGAATTTGTCGGTGGCGTGGGGGGCTGAATATCAGCTGCTGTTTACCCTGCTGTGCATCAGGCTTAGCTCAAGCGGCATGCTGGGTGTTCCCCACTAGCAATGTCACTCACTagcactgtcactctctctctcacacacacacacacaggttggccCCCGCTGCACAGAGCAAAGGAATCTGGCAGCCAGCAAGGCACAGCTATCACCCTGGCAGGCCTTCCAGAAGCTTCCCAAACAATCCCCAACTGTGGAGTGGTGCTTTGTTTTAGAGGGAAGAGTTAAGCTAAGGAGGGCTATCCAAACAAGAAGTTACATCACAGAAATGCTCCAGTCAACGAAGGCTCGTGTAATCAGAGGAGCTCTTTGTGCTGCTTCATATCAGTTTAATACCGTAAATCTTAAGCATGTCTTTTTGCTTCAGAAaataggctatatatatatatatatatatatatatatatatatctttaaaaaatgtatcaaacAAGTCTGTTGAAATAGACAACATCCTCAAGACCCTCAATGATAATTTTGAGTCGCTGGCTGCTGACTTCACAGGCTCAATGTAGGTGACTCTGCTTAAAAAATGAAACGAGCTGATTCGAGGGCACTCTGTTAGATCATCGCTGGTCAGGTCCTCCAGCCAGAGGTAAGCGTCTGACCCACTACATCCCAGAGGGGTGCGTGGCAGAGATGGATCTCAGTTCTTGGTGTCGAGGCACAGTGTACCCTTGAGAAATAGACCACTGGTTTCTCCTGCACCAGCTACAGTAGCTCATACAGTTGAAAGGTCAAAgtcatgaggctgagagagatggTTAAAATATGAACGGTGGGGGATTGAAGTGTTGCTGATGATGCTGGTTCTTAGGACGAGGTAAGGGCTTCTCTTATGTttgaccctctctctgtctctccacagcAAACTCCAGCACTCCAGGCCCCAAAGTGCCTTCTCTCCGGTGGCCTTCGGTCCTGCCTTCACCGGTAATTGTGTGTACTTGAGTGTTTGTGCGCTTCTGTTTCCGAATGTGGCTTTCGCTTCATGTCGATGTATATGGGTCGGTAATGGGTGCTTGTTGCCCGGGAGAGTGTGCGACTCACTTACGCATGTACACTTATGTGCCATATAggatctcccccccccctctgtttctcattgtctgtccctggatctctctctccaggtgagaCTGTGTCCCTTGTAGACGTGGATATTTCTCGTAGAGGGGTGAACTCTCTGCAACCCCCGACACCTCCACCTCCGCCCAGGCGAAGCCTCAGTCTGCTGGgtactttcctctctctcttgcttacaTTTCCTTGGTGTTTCTTCTGTCACGTCACCCTCTTCTCCGTATGTCACACTGCTGCTGGGCTGCCCCTTTTCACATTCTTATGTTTTTCTGGGCCTTTTCTCCTTTTCCACAAAAACATTGATGCAAATGCAAAAGTACATTGAGGATTTGTGTAAGGGCCAGATGTAAGAAATAAATagatatatatctatctctctctatcgatCGATCGATCGATCGGAGGGTTAGAAAAGGTGGTCAGGAGTTAAGCATGGTTAGTTTATCCAATCTCAACAGCAGTAGTTGCTGCCTCAATGTTTTATAGTTGGCATGTGTGTAACGGTTCACTGTGTAAACCAATTTCAGAAACTCAATAGTTATATACGTGTTAGGACGGACACTAGCACATTTATGGTTCGGTGCCATTTGGCTCTTATTACAACAATGACTCATTGGTTTTCTGTGACTTCAAATGCATTAGGCCTTGTGACTTACGGTACAGGATCAGAATTGCAGAACTGAATTTGATTTGGTTGACGaagctcgctctctctgtctatcactgtgtgtgtgtgtgtgttactcctaGCTTTCCTGTCTGCATTGCAACTGAGTCATCACTCTGTTCCTCTTTCTGTGGGCTGTGTTGGCCTCAGACGAGGTGTGGGTTTCTTTCTTAAGACCATGTTCTAGTAGGTTGGCACTAATTAGCGTTAGTAATGTGGTCGACGCCAAGGCTGAGACCGTCATCAGCCTGAAGATACACAATGCAGTCAGGATCAGACAACGGTACGGAGAGCACTTGCGTTGCTGAGGCGCaggtcgtttttttttttttttgtatgacGAAAGATCCCACATTTTCCCATTAGCCTACTTCATACCTATGTCTCTAGCGACTAAAGCCGTTCTGGTTCCTCTGACCTGGGCGTCCGGCCACACTTCCTCGACACACGACAATCATTAGGGGCTTAGGGGCATCTAGGTTGCGATAGAGGTTTTGTCCATTTTAATGTAGGATGACGATACTGGAGCTCCAGCAGCATTTTGGAGGACAAACGAGACTAAGGGAATGGGGATACAGATGGGTATTTGCTCGATGCCTTGCTATGCCAACGTCTGTCCAGCTCGGTGATCCGTCACTGCTTTCTTCATATGCTCTGCCTGGTGTCATTGTCGCTCTGTGGCTTGACTGTCACATCACTGTGTGTCGGGATaccacttctgacaccaacaGTACCCAGTTTGGACGTGAGACACACAATGAATATCCATTCTTGTGGTTTCTTTTGAGGCAAAATGTGAGCTTATGTAATGTTACCACCAAGAGTCCTTTCTCTTATGGTGTGACATTCAGCCATCACTAGGATCAACTTAAAAGGAAGCCCACATTTTGCCATTTGATCTTTGTAAAGTTCAGGGTGGTGGTGGGCCGCAGCCCGGGCCTTTCCTAGAGAGTGGCGTGGGGGCCTCCATGCAGTCGCTGCCCCTGCGGCCGCTTCATCCCTCCCATTCCTTCATCCAGCATAGCCTCAGCCTCAATGGTAAGAGCAAAGCCGGGGCAAGACAGGTCAAGGGGGCTTACCAGTGGGGCACAGGGAGATACTCATAAAGACAGGCTGGAGAATTGAGAAATCAGAGGTTGATTTTTTTTTAGAAGGGTACACGGTCCATTTTACTGTGACAAATCTATCTCATTTCAGTTGGTAGGCTGTTAAATCAACTCGATAGATGATGGCCATTTTTCTCAAGTCATGAAGGGGTTAAGAATAAGTTGCATTGATTCACTAGCAGTTCATTTGAACTCCTATTGTTTGAGACCCAACAAACACagtaggagaggagagccaaTACAACTCTAAATGGGAACAATTTATCATAGGTCATTTACTGTGACACAAAGGTTGACATTTAAATGTCCCCCTCTTCTGTTTTTAACGTTGCTATTGAAGTATGTGGTAATTGCATTGGTGCAAAGCCAGTATAGTTTCTGGACACTTTTAATGAGTTTGGTTAACAGATATTCTGACACAGTAGGGTTAATGTTTGGGCTATTATTGCTTTCGCTAACAAggtttcttcttcctcctcctgtaaGCATTTGCCTATGCACATACAGACTACTAGCATTGGTATTTTGTCATCTACTGAGCGACGTTATATCGTCAGAAATTATAGTGTGTCGTTAGAGCTGGCGCGTCTCCGGTTTCTTTGCAATTCCGTGTTCTGACACAGAATCATTTGTCCTTCCACATTGATATCCAAACACTGTGAAACAGTGCAACCCCCTGAATAAGCCCCTGCAGGTTTACCAGACAATTTCTCTTGCTTTAATAGGGCCAGCTCAGAGAAAGGCCTTGGAAAATTGGCGtgatcagaggcagcagggaaGGAAAAGTAACATGGGGGGGTCCCTAATGAAGAACAAGATTTAGAAAGGGGCAGATAACGAGACTCGTTACCATTTTCAGGAAAAGGATAGCGTTGATCACCATCTCTGGGAAAATGGCGACATTATACGTTGTCACGTTGTGCACACCTACGATTTTGATTATGCCCAGTTAAGCCTGGTCAGTTTGCATGATGTTGAAACGTGTCTGGTTGAATGATTTGGTGATTATGTTCAGACAGACTGGTGAGATTGTCAGAGACTGAGGCAGATGAAGTGACTATATCCGTTTCATGGCCGTCTGTACCCGACATAGACATGAACTTATAGACTACTCCTGTACATGCATGATATACAGACATATTCATTATGTTATCACAGACGTGTCATTCCACACAATATTTTAACCTTTGTTTGTTAGGCCACATAGTCAGGACAAATGACGCACAAGTGCTTTCCCTGAGGCACACACTTGCTCATGCTTCTTTTAAGCAGGGTGAATTTATGGCTAACTTGGCAACAATTTCTAGAAATACCATGCATTTCTAATGCCCATTTCACAGAATGTTCTCGGAGCCACAATTGCGAGTGAATGATGGACCCTggatctgagtgtgtgtgtgtgtctgtgtgtggcccTGTGTTTCAGATACGTTCCTGCGGGGCCTCCCCCGGCCCATTCCGCTGCCTGGCGACGGCCAGAACCCGTCTCTGGTGGACCAGCGCCCCATGCTGTGCCCACTGAGCCGCCCCGATGCCAGCAGCTTTGCCACAAGCCTCCGGGAACTGGAAAAAGTAGGACATGTCATGTGTACATGGGCACATTGACATTCTTACAGACACGGTGCTAGATTCAGACATAGTCAATGTTCCCTTAAGCTGCGTGCGTGCACGGGTACGCAGCTCCCCCGGGACTGCCGCACATAAGAAATATCAGCCTGcgcagagaagcacgagattgaacttgAATTGCCAATATTAAGCCACTTTCCATTCAACATACCgcaacaaaacaaactatgcaagaggTTTTCTTGTAGGCAGAACGTaccggagtaggattctattgcgtTAACAGGCACGACTCAGCCTGTCATCTGTAGACCAGTGCGGCaaaaccaatcagagctgcagtatccTAATGTGCAAATAGatcattgccatatatggatctgtgtcaTTCACTTTAAAcgggactgtgtttacagcatgagtggtcgcgagtagatgcgcttgttttgagatcaaagatAGAGCTGCATGTCGCCACATTTGTTCAAATTATTTtatagtgagttattagcccagttatagcaaATTTTTAGTCAACAATGGGGGAGTGGTTGCTTCCGACAAGCGAGCAAAACGGGAATTTCTAGTcatctttgaaaagcgagtcaggtAAAGAAAATGTTCTGTCTTAAAGcgacagtgttgtattttgagacgggCTTAGTAGGCTTGATTCTGATTCTCTAATAATGGTATGTGAGTATTAATGaactttattttgtaaagtggtttcttgcctCAAACAACTCATTTtcagtggataaacaggttaatgccAAGCCCTGCATTTTTTACTCCAAAAGTCTCACGGAATgaaggcctacattgaacaccacacattggctgctactgtttcCATGTTAAAATCTAAAGGGACGAATTCTCTCCATTGTTTTAATGGAAGTCCACTCTGATAGGCCTACCTtttgatcaaatagccacagtaggcTTCTTGGCCACTGTTAGAATTCTATTTTAAAATGGTTACAGCCTCAGTGTTCCCAATAAATGCTGGCATctacaatgcagatgtagaagctaggaaaaactccctagaaaggcaggaacctaggaagaaacctggagaggaaccaggctctgaggggtggccagtcctcttctggctgtgccgggtgaagattataaGAATACATGACCATTtaaggccaagatgttcaaactttcatagatgaccagcagggtcaaataataatcacagtggttgtagagggtgcaacaggtcagcacctcaggagtaaatgtcaatcggcttttcatagctgagtaTTCAGAGgccgagacagcaggtgcggtagagagtgAGGAGATGAAAACAGCagatctgggacaaggtagcacgtccggtgaaagGTCAGGGTTCTATGGCCGCAGGTAGAACAGTTAGAACTGAATCAGCAGCACGACcatgtggactggggacagccaggagtcatcaggccaggtactCCTGAGGCAAGGTCCtctgagagaattagagagagatgggagaattagagggagcatacttagacacacaggacaccagataagacaggagaaatacaccAGAAGGACAGACTGACTCTGAAGGCTGAGACGCGGGGTTGGGGACATTGTggcccgtccgacgatacccccggacagggtcaaccaggcaggatataaccccacccactttgccaaagcacagcccccacaccactagagggatatcaacagaccaccaacttactaccttgagacaaggctgagtatagacACAGAGACACCGTGCTAGGCTCCGACCCAGagggtgtgtttgtaaattcacCCTGAAGTcccagagtgcgctctgggcgtttgtaaattcagagcgttgtcataTTGTCCGTTCTAAATTCAGAATGTTCAGAGCGCACACCGGACTCCCTGGCCgaagagtagggttgatccgagagTTCTCACCTCACAACGGCAAGTAGgctgctagctacttccagacacaaatatGAGAACACCTCAATCTGACCagtttactcgccctagcagagctggttaggctgttttcatgttatccggTGCGTTGGTGACTgatgctggcaacaattgaataatgttttttttgccaacgtttactggtACCAGCCATATTTAACGGGTGTTGGGCgttttgtaaattcatcagttattctgcactctggtgctctcagacgagagtgctctgaaatcggaataGATggccagattgaatttacgaacgtGCCCAGAGCTAGGTTCAGTTAGACAAGACTTAGGTGATGACAAACGCATCCCAGAACACAGGCAAATAATTCTAACACTACTTGTCTTTAGATGTGCGTTGCGTGTATATTTGATGTGAATTTGTCTGCATCTGTGTGATCATAGTGTGGCTGGTACTGGGGTCCTATGAACTGGGAGGATGCGGAGATGAAGCTGAAGGCCAAGCCAGATGGAGCGTTCCTGGTGAGGGACAGCTCTGACCCCCGCTACATCCTCAGCCTCAGCTTCCGCTCCCAGGGAGTCACCCACCACACACGCATGGAGCACTACAGaggtgagttacacacacacacaagcaggcaTGCACATTCACACACGCTTACATGTACTCTACGTTAGGGGTGTTCCAATCTGGCTGGACTCGTAATCGGTTCCGGAAATTGATAGTTGATAGTGGAATCGGATGATACTCGTGATCCGAAAACGTGGAAGTGTTTAATATGCCTAAATGGATGTCGGCAAAGTGCCCATCTCCCTGCACGTTTATAGACCAAAACTAGCTGCAGACGAGGAGCAGCGCGCGGAGGGGcgtctgtctgtttctgtattCAGCGAGTTTGCTGTCACGCATTCTGACTGAGTATCAGCGTTAAATGTTTTTTTAGACACTATGCACATTGATAGGAGGCGGTAGCAATATAAATGATCAGACTGAAACATGCGGGGAGAAGTGACCGGGTGAAATTGTTAAGTAAAGCGGGTGGACGGAGAAATACAGCTTCACTCTATCCAATCAGAGAAGCAGGATCAACGTACTTCCCGCCCTTCTCTTTACAGACAGGCAAGCGAATCAGTTGAGTTACTTAGACCACGTAGCATTTTGCACTTTATTAATAGATCCACGATGTCACCCCAAAAAGTATTTTTTGTCTTCCATTTACTGATAATTTAAAATAAATGCAATCCTTTCAGAACAGTTGCCCATATCTGTTACGATCCTCTTTTGTCAGACTACTCTGCACGATCCTACTTTACATGCACTCTCATGCAGCACTTTTTACTAAAGATGTcagccatatacacacacatgttgGATGGTTTCATGTTGTCTTCCCATTGGATGGATTCGTGTTGTGTCTTGCCATTGGATGGATTTGTGTTGTGTCTTGCCATTGGATGGTTTCGTGTTGTGTCTTGCCATTGGATGGTTTCGTGTTGTGTCTTGCCATTGGATGGTTTCGTGTTGTGTCTTGCCATTGGATGGATTTGTGTTGTGTCTTGCCATTGGATGGTTTCGTGTTGTGTCTTGCCATTGGATGGTTTCGTGTTGTGTCTTGCCATTGGATGGTTTCGTGTTGTGTCTTGCCATTGGAACGGTTTCGTGTCGCGTCTTGCCATTGGATGGTTTCACGTCGCGTCTTGCCATTGGATGGTTTCGTGTTGTGTCTTGCCATTGGAACGGTTTCACGTCGCGTCTTGCCATTGGAACGGTTTCACGTCGCGTCTTGCCATTGGAGCGGTTTCACGTCGCGTCTTGCCATTGGAACGGTTTCACGTCGTGTCTTGCCATTGGATGGTTTCACGTCGCGTCTTGCCATTGGAGCGGTTTCACGTCGCGTCTTGCCATTGGATGGTTTCACGTCGCGTCTTGCCATTGGATGGTTTCACGTCGCGTCTTGCCATTGGAACGGTTTCACGTCGCGTCTTGCCATTGGATGGTTTCACACGCGTCTTGCCATTGGAACGGTTTCACGTCGCGTCTTGCCATTGGATGGTTTCACGTCGCGTCTTGCCATTGGAACGGTTTCACGTCGCGTCTTGCCATTGGATGGTTTCACGTCGCGTCTTGCCATTGGAGCGGTTTCACGTCGCGTCTTGCCATTGGAGCGGTTTCACGTCGCGTCTTGCCATTGGAACGGTTTCACGTCGCGTCTTGCCATTGGAGCGGTTTCATGTCGCGTCTTGCCATTGGAACGGTTTCACGTCGCGTCTTGCCATTGGATGGTTTCACGTCGCATCTTGCCATTGGATGGTTTCACGTCGCGTCTTGCCATTGGAGCGGTTTCACGTCGCGTCTTGCCATTGGAGCGGTTTCACGTCGCGTCTTGCCATTGGATGGTTTCACGTCGCGTCTTGCCATTGGAACGGTTTCACGTCGCGTCTTGCCATTGGATGGTTTCACGTCGCGTCTTGCCATTGGAACGGTTTCACGTCGCGTCTTGCCATTGGAACGGTTTCACGTCGCGTCTTGCCATTGGAACGGTTTCACGTCGCGTCTTGCCATTGGATGGTTTCACGTCGCGTCTTGCCATTGGAGCGGTTTCACGTCGCGTCTTGCCATTGGATGGTTTCACGTCGCGTCTTGCCATTGGAACGGTTTCACGTCGCGTCTTGCCATTGGAACGGTTTCACGTCGCGTCTTGCCATTAAAACGGTTTCACGTCGCGTCTTGCCATTGGATGGTTTCACGTCGCGTCTTGCCATTGGAACGGTTTCACGTCGCGTCTTGCCATTGGATGGTTTCACGTCGCGTCTTGCCATTGGAGCGGTTTCACGTCGCGTCTTGCCATCGGAGCGGTTTCACGTCGCGTCTTGCCATTGGAGCGGTTTCATGTCGCGTCTTGCCATTGGAACGGTTTCACGTCGCGTCTTGCCATTGGATGGTTTCACGTCGCGTCTTGCCATTGGATGGTTTCACGTCGCGTCTTGCCATTGGAGCGGTTTCACGTCGCGTCTTGCCATTGGAGCGGTTTCACGTCGCGTCTTGCCATTGGATGGTTTCACGTCGCGTCTTGCCATTGGAACGGTTTCACGTCGCGTCTTGCCATTGGATGGTTTC contains the following coding sequences:
- the LOC135553989 gene encoding suppressor of cytokine signaling 7-like isoform X2, giving the protein MNNAQDMSPDFVLMRLVSAAEYDRLDDENLTLGGGVVSGFGKAVLGNHGNNINTGFEFDPNNPTAGPAIPSNPSPHYSSQVESRTGALDSGMMLTRPSASDAPQPPDFAVAHRFDFPHGSGRGSRAQLMVFQNLLRTSDGVFECGLQQTPGFQVSEVDKQEASSVCVMMTSDNNMDVQHQRLQWHPIMKLSKVVTDAGDLAGEGDGLCHRHRLVTDAMDWPPLLDKSLCFDILDPRKTCSTGDNNYHHHLDDTVLNLARRLGELGQASEMLLKERGEMTRCSCQSILASATGGMGPGEDPSETSDALLVLEGLDSEEVGELGIGGEEFKCGVPRQEGETDTGQGGRVAFSSGSLTGLMRQVHRLAGEARACGPQVCPSPLDSLGSAAALTSSSLSLASNTTGQQVVEASATLSGTLPSQDPPSQTSQSQPQSRATTPKLGVMLRAASPLVVEGAAGGEKTTRGKSRKGSLKIRLSKLFRTKSSSGSSRHLDKRPSLASSTSSGGSQMDVWGSGSTSSDQDTGSKLQHSRPQSAFSPVAFGPAFTGNYTFLRGLPRPIPLPGDGQNPSLVDQRPMLCPLSRPDASSFATSLRELEKCGWYWGPMNWEDAEMKLKAKPDGAFLVRDSSDPRYILSLSFRSQGVTHHTRMEHYRGTFSLWCHPKFEDRCHSVVEFIERAIMHSKNGKFLYFLRSRVPGLPPTPVQLLYPVSRFSSVKSLQHLCRFCIRQLVRIDHIQELPLPTPLIVYLRRFYYYDPEEEMYMSVKEMGRDTTTQLATGQPESQT
- the LOC135553989 gene encoding suppressor of cytokine signaling 7-like isoform X1, encoding MNNAQDMSPDFVLMRLVSAAEYDRLDDENLTLGGGVVSGFGKAVLGNHGNNINTGFEFDPNNPTAGPAIPSNPSPHYSSQVESRTGALDSGMMLTRPSASDAPQPPDFAVAHRFDFPHGSGRGSRAQLMVFQNLLRTSDGVFECGLQQTPGFQVSEVDKQEASSVCVMMTSDNNMDVQHQRLQWHPIMKLSKVVTDAGDLAGEGDGLCHRHRLVTDAMDWPPLLDKSLCFDILDPRKTCSTGDNNYHHHLDDTVLNLARRLGELGQASEMLLKERGEMTRCSCQSILASATGGMGPGEDPSETSDALLVLEGLDSEEVGELGIGGEEFKCGVPRQEGETDTGQGGRVAFSSGSLTGLMRQVHRLAGEARACGPQVCPSPLDSLGSAAALTSSSLSLASNTTGQQVVEASATLSGTLPSQDPPSQTSQSQPQSRATTPKLGVMLRAASPLVVEGAAGGEKTTRGKSRKGSLKIRLSKLFRTKSSSGSSRHLDKRPSLASSTSSGGSQMDVWGSGSTSSDQDTGSKLQHSRPQSAFSPVAFGPAFTGETVSLVDVDISRRGVNSLQPPTPPPPPRRSLSLLDTFLRGLPRPIPLPGDGQNPSLVDQRPMLCPLSRPDASSFATSLRELEKCGWYWGPMNWEDAEMKLKAKPDGAFLVRDSSDPRYILSLSFRSQGVTHHTRMEHYRGTFSLWCHPKFEDRCHSVVEFIERAIMHSKNGKFLYFLRSRVPGLPPTPVQLLYPVSRFSSVKSLQHLCRFCIRQLVRIDHIQELPLPTPLIVYLRRFYYYDPEEEMYMSVKEMGRDTTTQLATGQPESQT
- the LOC135553989 gene encoding suppressor of cytokine signaling 7-like isoform X3, with protein sequence MNNAQDMSPDFVLMRLVSAAEYDRLDDENLTLGGGVVSGFGKAVLGNHGNNINTGFEFDPNNPTAGPAIPSNPSPHYSSQVESRTGALDSGMMLTRPSASDAPQPPDFAVAHRFDFPHGSGRGSRAQLMVFQNLLRTSDGVFECGLQQTPGFQVSEVDKQEASSVCVMMTSDNNMDVQHQRLQWHPIMKLSKVVTDAGDLAGEGDGLCHRHRLVTDAMDWPPLLDKSLCFDILDPRKTCSTGDNNYHHHLDDTVLNLARRLGELGQASEMLLKERGEMTRCSCQSILASATGGMGPGEDPSETSDALLVLEGLDSEEVGELGIGGEEFKCGVPRQEGETDTGQGGRVAFSSGSLTGLMRQVHRLAGEARACGPQVCPSPLDSLGSAAALTSSSLSLASNTTGQQVVEASATLSGTLPSQDPPSQTSQSQPQSRATTPKLGVMLRAASPLVVEGAAGGEKTTRGKSRKGSLKIRLSKLFRTKSSSGSSRHLDKRPSLASSTSSGGSQMDVWGSGSTSSDQDTGSKLQHSRPQSAFSPVAFGPAFTDTFLRGLPRPIPLPGDGQNPSLVDQRPMLCPLSRPDASSFATSLRELEKCGWYWGPMNWEDAEMKLKAKPDGAFLVRDSSDPRYILSLSFRSQGVTHHTRMEHYRGTFSLWCHPKFEDRCHSVVEFIERAIMHSKNGKFLYFLRSRVPGLPPTPVQLLYPVSRFSSVKSLQHLCRFCIRQLVRIDHIQELPLPTPLIVYLRRFYYYDPEEEMYMSVKEMGRDTTTQLATGQPESQT